In Mus pahari chromosome 23, PAHARI_EIJ_v1.1, whole genome shotgun sequence, the DNA window CTGGGGGAGCCGAGGAGTGTACGGAAGGTGTTTATTGCTCCATTAGAATAGGCCAAGACaacgaaaaaccaagaaaacaagagacCTCTAACAAGCTAAGGCCGCCCCCTGCGGACCCTGGCTGGCCACAAAGGGCCGGACTGGGCTGGCAGAGTTGGGGAATCCCAGCTTGATTCACAGTGATGGGGTTGCTGGTGCCCGCGTGGGGCTGTGTGTCCGGGCGCCTACACTGTGTAGTCAAGCTCCGCGTTCATCTTGGTGTACATGTCGTAGATGGCGTCGATGGTGGCCGTGTAGTTGACCAGGAAGAGGCGGATCTTCTCCAGACACTCCTCCTCTGTCACATTCTGCCCCTTGGAGAGTGCCTTGAGGAAGTCGGACTTGTACGGTGCTGCGTACAGGGCGGCCTTGAGGGGCAGAGGGGGGAAGGCAGGCACGGCATTAGTGGGGAAGGACCAAGAATAGCACCCTGGGCACCAAGGCTGTCTCTGACCAGGGCTGGGTAAGTCTCTCTGCTCATGTTgttggaagagaagagaaaaggggagtgTGTCTCCCCTCCGCGGTGAGGGGCTGCCAGACACCAGCCTGGGGTACAGGCAGGCCTGAGTGCAGACCACAGCGTGGCCCTGAGTAAGTTTAATAGCTATatccactgggcagtggtggctcacacctttaatcccagcactcgggaggcagaggcaggcggatctctgagttcaaggccagcctggtctacagagtgagttccaggacagccagggctacacagagaaaccctgtctcggaaaaaaaaaaaaaaaaattacaaaatggttGGGGAGGTCCGGTGCACAGAGCCCAAGATGCTCAGCAACCCCAGGCACACGTCTGTCTGTCCTTAAAGGTGACACCTGGCTAAGTGTAGGGGGTGCTTCAATACTTCAGAGGGCAGAGAACCAGAAATTCACAGACCCTTAGAGCCCGGGTCTGCTATGATCCAGAGACTCAGAGGCAGGCTCCCAGGCGCTCATTTCTGACATGGGATCTGActatgtcacccaggctggctcagaaccCCTGCGCTCTACCATCATTCTGGGAAGAGGTCAAGCTGCCAGCCAGGCCCAATCAGTCCCCTGTTGAACCGCGGAACTTTGAGATCATCAGAGGGCGGAGTGTGAAGCAGTGCCCCCTAGTGGTGCCCTAGCAGGCAGAGGTGGACGCGGTCAGTTGCGAGGGCTTTTGAAGACACTGCGGGAACACTGAGCTGCTCAAGATGACCCCTGACCCCCAGGCATGCCCAGGTAGGAGACGCAGAGGGGGCCCCGCTTCCTGCCTCGTGACCTGCTCTTCCTGGCTGGACCTAGCCTGCCCTGGGACCCTTCCTGTTAGAGCCTGGGCTTCCTGCGGGAGGAGGGGCAGTCTGAGGGTGTCATGACGGGTAGGATAAGCCATGGACATCTGGAAGGACTTCTGCTATCTCTTCCTTAAGCCTTCCAGCCTGACGGACCCACGGCCTCTCtgctgcccaggctggctctACAGCCCTCTTCAGGAGCTGTGGTCAGCATCGCCCGCCGCAGGGTAACCCGAGGGGCAGCTGCCTCCTTGGGGGCGGGGCCCTTCTTCCCTCCGTGCCTGGCGTGAGCGGACAGCTGTAAGGCTGGCCGGCCATCACCTTGTAGTTCTTAAGCCTGGAGCTGAGTCTCTTTTCACGGCCGTGGAACCACAGGCTGAGGAACCCACAGGGACACTAAGAAGCACTGGCAGCCACAAGCAGGGTTGGCCACGGAGCCTCAGTGTTCCGGCCCCACCCCAAAGCGCAGGTGAGCCCGCCCTTCTTGGGGTGAGACGCACAGTGGAGGGAGCCTGGAGTCCTCCGGTCCCGTGGCGCTCACCTTGAAGATCTTCTGCACCAGCCAGCCATGGTACTTCTTAAGGGCCATCTCATAGGCCTTGTTGGCGTTGACTCGGATGAGGTTGGGGTGGTTCTCGTCCCGTTCCCCGTCGCAGATGCTCTGCAGGAACACCTGGATGAAGCGCAGGCCCCTGCGGTCAAAGGGGGGACAGCCATTCAGGACCATGGCCCACTGCAGCTGGTGTACTGGGGAGCACCCTCCTTGGGTAGCCTAGGTCCCTAAGCAGTGGGATGACCCTGCTGCACTCGGGCCTGTGGCAGCTTAGGCTATTCTGGGTTCTTGCAGCCTCTAGTGGCTTAAAGGATGAAGCCAGTGTGGCCCCGAGGGTCCAATGGCCAGAGATACATCAGGCACACTGTTCGTATGCCTGCCCAGGAGCTGTGGCCAGCATCACCCAACACGGGCCGCAGTAACCCGTGGGCTAGCTGCTCGTAGGTAGAGGCCAGCTATTTGCCTTTATTGCAAGGCCTTTCTGAATCTGTCCACCGTGCTGCCTGTCTGTACAGTGACCCCT includes these proteins:
- the Gltp gene encoding glycolipid transfer protein, yielding MALLAEHLLKPLPADRQIETGPFLEAVAHLPPFFDCLGSPVFTPIKADISGNITKIKAVYDTDPAKYKTLQNILEVEKGMYGAEWPKVGATLALLWLKRGLRFIQVFLQSICDGERDENHPNLIRVNANKAYEMALKKYHGWLVQKIFKAALYAAPYKSDFLKALSKGQNVTEEECLEKIRLFLVNYTATIDAIYDMYTKMNAELDYTV